From a region of the Candidatus Eisenbacteria bacterium genome:
- a CDS encoding ABC transporter ATP-binding protein, which produces MKLYLRLLGYLAPYRARLLIAMFWMLIYAVSSTVTISMVSPLLQVMFERGRTATRAPIGPPPGSVEAARVTGPERAGIASAAEGRARESTLAIAAESFELSRIARWPQIARARVERSLLGLPPLAAVSRICLLLLVVILIKNLADYLQSFLMVAVEQAALRDLRGDLQRHLQRLSLSFYHARRTGNLVARLTHDFEYLRMALAASTSTLVKDALTLLGGLAIAFYVSGHLALLSLVILPPAAWLIGTLGRQMRRRSTQSQERMGDLAAMLQEAFAGARVIKAFGGEAHEARRFARANADFNHAYVRMRRVAAAARPLSEVVLVAVAVGMLWLGAREIFVRGTLAPHQFMLFVIALVSTVSPIRSLADVNTNIQQGLSAAKRVFDVLDTAPDVTDRPGARALGPLRDRIRFEHVRFAYDGENEVLRDLSLEVRRGEVVALVGSSGAGKSTAMDLIPRFHDPSAGRVTIDGVDLRDLTMASLRAQLAVVTQETFLFHDTLRNNIAYGTPEATDAAIEAAAEAAHAHEFIRRLPNGYATLVGERGLTLSGGERQRIAIARAILRNAPLLLLDEATSSLDAESERLVQEALERLMQDRTVLVIAHRLSTVQHADRIVVLEAGRVVASGTHRELLGQDGPYRRLYDLQFVA; this is translated from the coding sequence GTGAAGCTCTACCTTCGGCTGCTCGGCTATCTCGCGCCCTATCGTGCACGGCTCCTGATCGCGATGTTCTGGATGCTGATCTATGCGGTGAGTTCCACCGTGACGATCAGCATGGTGTCGCCGCTGCTGCAGGTGATGTTCGAGCGCGGTCGAACCGCCACCCGCGCGCCGATCGGGCCGCCGCCGGGTTCCGTTGAGGCCGCGAGGGTGACCGGTCCTGAGCGGGCGGGGATCGCGAGTGCGGCCGAAGGACGCGCACGCGAGTCGACGCTCGCCATCGCCGCCGAGTCGTTCGAGTTGTCGCGGATCGCACGGTGGCCGCAGATCGCGCGCGCGCGCGTCGAGCGCAGCCTGCTCGGGCTGCCGCCGCTCGCCGCGGTGAGCCGCATCTGCCTGCTGCTGCTCGTGGTGATCCTGATCAAGAACCTCGCCGACTATCTGCAGAGCTTTCTCATGGTCGCGGTCGAACAGGCTGCGCTGCGGGACCTGCGTGGCGACCTCCAGCGCCATCTGCAACGACTCTCGCTGTCCTTCTACCACGCACGGCGCACCGGCAACCTGGTGGCACGCCTCACCCACGACTTCGAGTACCTCCGCATGGCACTCGCCGCCTCGACCAGCACGCTGGTCAAGGATGCGCTCACGCTGCTCGGCGGACTCGCGATCGCGTTCTACGTCTCGGGCCATCTGGCGTTGCTGTCGCTCGTGATCCTGCCGCCGGCGGCATGGCTGATCGGCACGCTCGGACGCCAGATGCGCCGCCGCTCTACGCAGTCGCAGGAGCGGATGGGGGACCTCGCCGCGATGCTGCAGGAGGCGTTTGCAGGCGCGCGCGTCATCAAGGCGTTCGGTGGCGAAGCGCACGAGGCGCGCCGGTTCGCGCGCGCGAACGCCGACTTCAATCACGCCTACGTGCGCATGCGGAGAGTCGCGGCGGCCGCTCGGCCGTTGTCCGAGGTCGTGCTGGTCGCGGTCGCCGTCGGCATGCTGTGGCTCGGCGCACGCGAGATCTTCGTGCGCGGAACGCTCGCTCCGCATCAGTTCATGCTGTTCGTGATCGCGTTGGTGAGCACGGTATCGCCGATTCGCAGCCTCGCCGACGTGAACACGAACATTCAGCAGGGACTCTCGGCCGCGAAGCGCGTGTTCGATGTCCTCGACACCGCGCCCGACGTCACCGATCGGCCGGGGGCTCGCGCGCTGGGGCCGTTGCGGGACCGCATTCGCTTCGAGCACGTACGGTTCGCCTACGACGGCGAGAACGAAGTACTGCGCGACCTGTCGCTGGAGGTGAGACGCGGGGAGGTCGTGGCACTGGTCGGCTCGAGTGGCGCGGGCAAGAGCACGGCGATGGATCTGATCCCGCGCTTCCACGATCCGAGTGCGGGCCGGGTGACGATCGACGGCGTGGACCTGCGTGACCTGACGATGGCATCGCTGCGCGCGCAGCTGGCGGTGGTGACGCAGGAGACCTTCCTGTTCCACGATACGCTGCGCAACAACATCGCCTACGGAACGCCCGAGGCGACCGACGCGGCGATCGAGGCCGCAGCTGAGGCGGCCCATGCGCACGAGTTCATTCGTCGACTTCCGAACGGCTACGCGACCCTGGTGGGCGAGCGCGGGCTGACGCTGTCGGGCGGGGAGCGCCAGCGGATCGCGATCGCGCGTGCGATCCTGCGCAACGCGCCGCTCCTGCTGCTGGACGAGGCGACTTCGTCGCTCGACGCCGAGAGCGAGCGGCTGGTGCAGGAGGCACTCGAACGGCTGATGCAGGACCGCACGGTGCTGGTCATCGCGCACCGGCTCTCGACCGTTCAGCACGCCGATCGCATCGTGGTTCTGGAGGCCGGTCGCGTGGTCGCGAGCGGCACCCATCGCGAGTTGCTCGGCCAGGACGGGCCCTACCGTCGCCTCTACGACCTCCAGTTCGTGGCCTGA
- the nadB gene encoding L-aspartate oxidase yields MKARSTDILILGSGIAGLTLALRAAAHADVLIMTKKGDRDSNTQYAQGGIAAVFERGDSFAAHARDTLTCGAGLCHSDVVRAVVEEAPDRVRELDALGVGFNRTGRGFALGREGGHSRRRIVHATDATGRAIELTLLDRVRQHPRIQLVEGALAVDLILESRLRGRHPGGRDQCWGAYVMDRETLRIHPVTARATVLATGGCGKVYLYTTNPDIATGDGLAMAYRAGVPLANLEFVQFHPTCLYHPLAKSFLLTEALRGEGAVLRTLDGKRFMSRYHRDAELAPRDTVALAIDREMKRRGDSHVLLDITHRPARQIRARFPNIVAALGRFGLDLAREPIPVVPAAHYMCGGVEARLDGRTALAGLFAIGEVACTGLHGANRLASNSLLEALVGAHRGAAEVVRRVRRVPKLPRAAAWSELGTRPALESVVFDHGWDAVRRVMWDLVGIVRTDQRLEFASRTLALLREEIERAYRTLRLTPDLVELRNIALVGELIVRCARGRAESRGLHQNLDHPRPVARLRRDSRVRAKAIVAPRASQRSRSRRKRAT; encoded by the coding sequence ATGAAGGCACGCAGCACCGACATCCTGATTCTCGGCAGCGGCATCGCGGGGTTGACGCTCGCGCTGCGAGCGGCCGCGCACGCCGACGTCTTGATCATGACGAAGAAGGGTGATCGCGACTCGAACACCCAGTATGCGCAGGGCGGGATCGCCGCGGTGTTCGAGCGCGGCGACTCGTTCGCCGCACACGCCCGCGACACGCTGACATGCGGCGCCGGGCTGTGCCATTCGGACGTGGTGAGGGCAGTGGTGGAAGAGGCGCCCGATCGCGTGCGCGAGCTCGATGCGCTGGGCGTCGGATTCAACCGCACCGGGCGGGGATTCGCGCTCGGCCGCGAAGGCGGCCACTCGCGCCGCCGGATCGTTCACGCGACCGACGCGACGGGGCGGGCGATCGAACTGACCTTGCTCGATCGCGTGCGTCAGCATCCGCGTATCCAGCTGGTCGAGGGTGCGCTGGCGGTCGATCTGATTCTCGAGTCGCGCCTGCGAGGACGACATCCGGGCGGGCGAGACCAGTGCTGGGGCGCGTACGTCATGGATCGCGAGACGCTGCGCATCCATCCCGTCACCGCGCGGGCGACAGTGCTGGCGACCGGTGGATGCGGAAAGGTCTACCTCTACACCACGAACCCCGACATCGCGACCGGCGACGGCCTCGCAATGGCGTATCGCGCCGGCGTCCCGCTCGCGAATCTCGAGTTCGTGCAGTTCCATCCGACCTGTCTCTACCACCCGCTCGCCAAATCGTTCCTGCTCACGGAGGCCCTGCGAGGCGAAGGGGCGGTGCTGCGCACACTCGACGGCAAGCGCTTCATGTCGCGCTATCACCGCGATGCCGAGCTGGCGCCACGCGACACGGTGGCGCTGGCGATCGATCGCGAGATGAAGCGCCGCGGCGACTCGCACGTGCTGCTCGACATCACGCACCGCCCGGCTCGCCAGATCCGCGCGCGGTTTCCGAACATCGTCGCGGCACTCGGACGATTCGGGCTCGATCTGGCCCGCGAGCCGATCCCGGTGGTGCCTGCGGCGCACTACATGTGCGGGGGCGTCGAGGCGCGGCTCGACGGCCGCACCGCCCTGGCCGGTCTGTTCGCGATCGGCGAGGTCGCCTGCACGGGATTGCACGGCGCGAACCGGCTCGCGAGCAATTCGCTGCTCGAGGCGCTGGTCGGCGCCCATCGTGGGGCCGCTGAAGTGGTGCGGCGGGTGCGGCGGGTACCGAAGCTGCCGCGTGCCGCGGCGTGGAGCGAGCTCGGCACGCGGCCGGCGCTCGAGAGCGTGGTGTTCGATCACGGCTGGGACGCGGTGCGGCGCGTGATGTGGGATCTGGTCGGGATCGTTCGCACCGATCAGCGACTCGAGTTCGCGTCACGCACACTCGCGCTGTTGCGCGAGGAAATCGAGCGCGCCTATCGCACGCTGCGGCTGACACCGGATCTGGTCGAACTCCGCAACATCGCTCTGGTCGGCGAGCTGATCGTGCGGTGCGCACGCGGCCGCGCGGAGAGTCGCGGACTCCATCAGAACCTCGACCACCCGCGACCGGTCGCACGATTGCGCCGCGACTCTCGCGTGCGTGCGAAGGCGATCGTCGCGCCGCGGGCGTCGCAGCGGTCGCGCAGTCGCCGCAAGCGGGCGACTTGA
- the lpxK gene encoding tetraacyldisaccharide 4'-kinase, whose product MRAVASAVYEAGWEARRAAYARGWLRPERVAARVVSIGNLSVGGTGKTTLTLHLAARARSLGIEHAIVARDYRPGPAGLGDETLLYRAACGESRVFSGRSKRLLAHRAAASGNRLVLVDDGFSHWRLKRDLDVVLLDARESLGREHLLPAGRLREPWRALQRAGVVVLTRAPRDLDVARVVEAARAWAPAAHFAVARHAALGIRLGGQSLPSGRRVRVLTATGNPNAVAETARELGFEVTALSTRPDHHWFTPRDAAAEQDAAEREGAVLCLTAKDAVRWPLDREAIGVVEVTWQWVSGGEQAERRVFEAESS is encoded by the coding sequence TTGAGGGCGGTCGCCTCGGCGGTCTACGAGGCCGGCTGGGAGGCGCGGCGCGCGGCGTATGCGCGCGGGTGGCTCCGCCCCGAACGGGTGGCGGCGCGAGTGGTGAGCATCGGCAATCTGTCGGTCGGCGGCACCGGAAAGACCACACTGACTCTGCATCTGGCGGCTCGCGCTCGCTCACTCGGAATCGAGCACGCGATCGTGGCACGCGACTATCGCCCCGGCCCGGCCGGACTCGGGGACGAGACCCTGCTGTATCGCGCGGCGTGTGGCGAATCGCGCGTGTTCTCGGGACGCTCGAAGCGGCTGCTCGCGCATCGCGCGGCGGCGAGCGGGAATCGGCTGGTGCTGGTCGACGACGGCTTCTCGCACTGGCGGTTGAAACGAGATCTGGATGTGGTGCTGCTCGACGCGCGTGAATCGCTGGGGCGCGAGCACCTCCTGCCCGCGGGCCGATTGCGCGAGCCGTGGCGAGCCCTTCAGCGTGCGGGTGTGGTGGTCCTGACGCGCGCCCCTCGCGACCTCGATGTCGCACGGGTGGTCGAGGCGGCGCGTGCGTGGGCGCCCGCTGCGCACTTCGCCGTTGCGCGTCACGCGGCGCTCGGCATTCGACTCGGCGGCCAATCGCTGCCGAGCGGAAGACGGGTGCGTGTCCTGACCGCAACCGGCAACCCGAACGCGGTGGCCGAGACCGCACGGGAGCTGGGGTTCGAGGTCACCGCACTCTCCACGCGACCTGATCACCACTGGTTCACACCACGCGACGCTGCCGCGGAGCAGGACGCCGCCGAACGCGAAGGCGCGGTACTCTGCCTGACCGCCAAAGATGCGGTGCGGTGGCCGCTCGATCGCGAGGCGATCGGGGTGGTCGAGGTGACGTGGCAGTGGGTGAGTGGCGGCGAGCAGGCGGAGCGGCGCGTGTTCGAAGCGGAGTCGTCATGA
- a CDS encoding lysophospholipid acyltransferase family protein — MSHAAQTEAESVRHPWWLGPAAWLGAGLVRVLGATWRIERFGVVERERELAGESRCLFAFWHARLLPLVYTHRARGIAVLVSQHRDGEVIAQIIEHLGFETARGSSTRGGTRGLRELLRWARRGHLLAITPDGPRGPAEQVKEGLVHTASRTGLPVIVIATAASSSWVFRSWDRFRVPRPFARVVIEYSEALAVPRELDASATEVQRVRLEREMQTVQRRASERAGER, encoded by the coding sequence GTGTCGCACGCGGCCCAGACCGAGGCGGAGTCGGTGCGCCACCCGTGGTGGCTCGGTCCGGCGGCGTGGCTCGGAGCTGGACTGGTGCGCGTACTCGGTGCCACGTGGCGGATCGAACGCTTCGGTGTCGTCGAACGCGAGCGCGAGCTGGCGGGCGAGTCCCGCTGCCTGTTCGCGTTCTGGCATGCGCGGCTGTTGCCGCTGGTCTACACGCATCGCGCGCGCGGCATTGCAGTGCTGGTGAGTCAGCATCGGGATGGCGAGGTGATCGCTCAGATCATCGAGCACCTTGGTTTCGAGACGGCGCGCGGCTCGAGCACGCGTGGCGGAACCCGCGGCCTGAGGGAACTGCTCCGCTGGGCGCGGCGCGGTCACCTCCTCGCGATCACCCCGGACGGTCCACGCGGTCCCGCCGAGCAGGTGAAGGAAGGGCTGGTGCATACCGCGTCCCGAACCGGACTGCCCGTGATCGTGATCGCGACCGCCGCCTCGAGCAGCTGGGTGTTCCGATCGTGGGACCGATTCCGGGTTCCGCGTCCGTTCGCGCGGGTGGTGATCGAATACAGTGAGGCGCTGGCGGTGCCGCGTGAGCTCGATGCGTCGGCGACCGAAGTGCAGCGCGTGCGCCTCGAGCGTGAGATGCAGACCGTGCAGCGCCGCGCCTCGGAACGGGCCGGCGAACGGTGA